The genomic stretch aaaagataaacaatatttagtaaacaaaagtaatatgtatatatatatatatatatatatatatatatatatatatatatatatatatatatatatatatatatatatattatatatatatatatatatatatatatatatatatatatatatatatatatatatatatatatatatatatatatatatatatatatatatatatatatatatatatatatatatatatatatagatataatatattaaaacacatgtcggtaagtcggaactttgccgatttcagagataagtgaagaatattaccttgtgtgaagaggatgaacttctgatcatccaaatgatcgaccgaaagctggaaaccgtcaccgacgcagtgctggctcCGATTTtagagataagtgaagaatattaccttgtgtgaagaggatgaacttctgatcgtccaaatgatcgaccgaaagctggaaaccgtcaccgacgcagtgctggctgccttcgtgagtacctgacttcaacgtcgcttttgatcggtgaaacgacgccggaatgaaatgaaccttggatatttgtgacctggactcaacgaacttcaaagatatgaaatcggttttgtgtttcggtgaataatcgggacgattttgggttaccgaaaataaagaacaagtgaaaatacggtaatgctttttggaaaaatatttcttttcacttctctgtttctctcaccacacgttttttccttactgatcccCCTCCTCTgcttactaaccacatctatatatatatatatatatatatatatatatttagattacttaaacaataagaaacctaaaaaatatctaacataaattaataatatatatttagattacttaaacaataagaaacctaaaaaatatctaacataaattaataatatatatttatatattatataataataataataataataataaactaatataatattaatcctaattaaataaactaattaacaactaaacacaattaatattaagcacaaataatattaacgacacacgattaaaatacgataaaatcgaacgacacgaacgcgataaaaacgatgacaatttgcacagcaaaacagacaaattgataaaaccaataaaccagtaaaccggtaaaccagtaaaatcaacaacacgactcaaacagactcgattaaatcacacagcacaacacgtaattaaataaacaaccctaggcaataataaaatcaacacgacatcacgaaaacgctgacaaacacaatcacaaataatcggacaatacgaaaactctaatatattcgaaatacagtcaaaataccgacaaacaaacaattaaatagataaaaacgcacaaaacctaatcgaagcgatgccacgcacaacagagataagcgagataaatacgaggcaacgatatcggccaggttttgctaaaacaacgaaatacaacacggtaagcaacgaaaacacgcaaaacctaatcaaaccagttgtcacgcgaagtttaagaaattgagatgaatacgagacaacgagattaatcaagatgtggtcaacaaagccaaagtcaaattttggggtgcgacagatgcccctatttaattaacttaggccaAATAGTcggaggctatcgaatggcgtaaggtaattaaatatgacaaacgccacaaaatttgaccgcaaatgcatgtatgcatgatgcgaaagacagacagacacaaagacacaggagtgcaaactctactggggaaggacatacaccgactcaatgcatgaaggtaaacactgagaacactcagctggggaagattcactacctattcatagatggaaaataggaggaaaagagatatcgactcaatgctgacgatacatcactatctcatagatgaaagggggaaaagatcaatataacaagagtactgatgtgacagtacgttaccaactcaaagatggaggtaacagaaaagatgaatatcaactcaaggatgaaggtataacaagggcataataagaatcgaactgcgttgactcatggttgacagctcactacccactcattgatgaggtaaacaggacatgccaactcaaagttgaaggcaagcttcaaaagattgataataacactgctagggaaatcaaattccaactcattgatgatggtgtagatgaagaatcagatctaaggatcattgtgcagacttacagttgaatgcacactaccaactcattgatgaggtagacagagaaatgccgactcaaagttgaaggcaaccaccgattcattgacaaaggtgtttagaagaatttagaacatattttcctggagatgtttatcattaccgactcaaagatgacggtggaaggacaaaatgtacctaactcatagatgaaggtactccatcaactcaaagacgaagatggaatcagaagttatctgtgcagactcaaagatgaaagcacactaccagttcaacaaggatcaaacataccctactcatagatgaaggtactccatcaactcaaagacgaagatggaatcacaggaaatgtgcgaactcaaagatgaatgcatattaccagctcaaagttgcaggtacttcaccaactcaaagacgaaggtggaatcaaaaggaatctgtgctaaactcaaagacgaaagcacgctaccagctcaaagttgcaggtagaaccatggaactttctgtgaggatgttatcaactcatagatggagatagtaattaatttatccgagggataacaaaggttaccactcatggatgtaggtaactcaagtttgtaacgggtaccaactcaaagatgaaggcataaaggacttggacacaatatctgtcatgtctgttttactgaatgagagttacaaagactatattgttgccttcttttactggcaatttctgagctttatctggagacacgaggttcaaactaggatagaactagaatgaaacggtcaaacaagacttcaactgaagaggaatgaactcatcaggatttacaactgaaacaaccatcttccacgaggcatagatctctgtggggaacatgaccaataaaaggtattttgctgcttatgaggatactctatatggagagattgactcaacccacaatataaacaaggaaacaaggtgcatatgaatgcaagcatgatatgtcatagatatgcatgaatatttagtaatgaatgcatgatggaTAGACAAAACTAGGATTAACTAAAAATGTTAACAGGtgcataaggacttgctggagatttgcactgagactcgctagggagtagtacaaagacttgctggggaattggtacaagagcaccatatccaggtttctttaaaagtctgtctctgctgaggattccgtagaagaatggagatgccttctacttcaaaaatgcaggagattccctgtggttcttgaatttgtgaggtatatgaggattggacctttctgaggactccgctggggatacaaggtgttatcctctggaaataagatgatattgtaagagaagtcctgcaattcttgaatttgctgataatgcagaagggattattcttctggaagactctgctggggataaagtccgctggggataggtggtatctttccagggaataagaatataggggaaatctatccttgattttttttgctttaattatcatggagactttctgtatctgaagactctgcaggggattatggtgtctgatatctggttacgagatctttcctctaggagactctgccggggaacagtgatgtctgacctttgaatataaatgagaatttaggagaaatcctgcaattcttgaatttgcttaaaatgcataacacactcttcttttactacaaaacattactgaggaggagacatatccttctattgaatggacagagaacaacaggagattccctatagtttctgaatatcaactttcttcactcgctgagggatggagacctctgtattactcctgctcGGGGAAATCAAGGcttccttctcatcctctgctggggacattgctgatccctccttaataaattactggggaaatacctgtagtaatcccataggccaaatctgtaacttaaaacctggatcaaagtcttcatgatcaattaaccggggagtcttcatgccccaagtgaagggaacaatcttcttgaaatatttcttgcatgatctcttgaggaaaactaggaagcaaaactggggatatccagaatcacaacctctgctggagaaatattactgccaagacacctgtggagatcttttcatcatatacatatgAGGATAGTaacatgaacatgtctagttggaatcacatgatttTAGAATTACTGGGACCGcatgtctcaatccttttattgatgtccacaaatcaaaGTAAATAATCTTTATAgttttcaaaaactgtttttaattcaaaactttgtttcaaaacatatctgtcaaagtaaaagaactttcgtaaattgaaatgaaaattaagagtgccaagaaatatagaaaggctcaaattgatttgataggatggtaatcagccaacaACATGATTCCATAtatctttacaaattggaaaatggtaatttcgtggaaaaagggtacgttgaactacaatgacatcattctctcttccacttttgaaacctgtattgcagccttaagaaagttggagaactgttgaaaatattctgatacttcaatgatcttgtctccgttatgcagttacttgcctgaaatccctaacttttgcctagattgccctttcgggttttcaatctaccgggataatattTTCTTTGtgttttttatgtctctaattttgcctggaccgccctttcaggttttcagtccaccgagacgctcatttttgcctaagccgccctttcgggttttcaacttagcgagctgttcttttcattttttaggcgaagtatttcttgactgcatctgtattcacgggacgtggaagctcttcaccatccatgtttgtaagaattaaagcaccgcctgagaaggctttcttgacaacatagggtccttcatagttaggagtccacttgcccctagaatcattgtgaaatagtatcatcttcttgagtacaaggtcaccctctttgaattctctcggcttaaccttcctatcaaatgcctgcttcattctcttttgatataactgtccatggcacaaggcagtcattcttttttcttcaatcaaattcaactgatcgtatctgctttgacaccattcagcctctgacaactgagtttccattagtatcctcattgatggaatttcaacctctatcggtaacacagcttccataccgtatacaagtgaaaatggggttgccccagttgaagtacggactgatgttctatatccgtgtagtgcaaaaggcagcatttcatgccaatctttgtaggtaacaaccatcttttgaatgatcttcttgatattcttatttgcagcttcaactgccccattcatcttgggacggtaaggagaagagttgtgatgctcgatcttgaaactttcacataattcatccatcattttgttgttcagattggagccattgtcagtgatgatcttgtttggaatgccatatcggcaaatgagattatttttgatgaatctgaccaccacttgctttgtcacctttgcatacgaagctgcttccacccatttggtgaagtaatcaattgccacgagaatgaaacggtgtccgttggaagctttgggttcaatcataccgatcatgtcaatgccccacattgagaatggccaaggagcagaaatcacattcaaaaaggttggtggtacatgaaccttatcagcgtagatctgacatttgtgacacttctttacaaatttgtagcaatctgattccatggtcaaccagtagtaaccagctctcaacatctttcttgacatagagtggccatttgcatgagtaccaaaggacccttcgtgaacttctttcatcaacatttctgcttcctttttgtcaacacatctgagtaagaccatgtcataattcctcttatagagcacattctgattaaggaagaaactgcctgacaatcttctcaaagtctttttatctttttttgttgctccaagaggatactcctgagtctgaaggaaatgcttgatatcgtggtaccatggtttatcatcaaaactggcctcagctgtaaacacatgtgctggtctatcaagtcgcttgatcacaattctgggtacttcgtttggaaaacccacttgatacattgaagacaacgtagctagagcatccgccatatgattctcatcccgaggaatgtgatgcaattcaaccttggtgaagaaagtcaacaatcttcttgcatagtctttgtatgggatcaagccagggtggcgtgtttcccattctcctttgatctgattgataactaacgctgagtcaccataaacagtaagatttttgatgcggaggtcaatggcttcttcaagacccatgatacaggcttcatattcagcaatgttgtttgtacattcaaagcaaattcttgccgtgaaaggaatatgagaaccttctggagtgataatgactgcacctactccatgtccataaacgttggaagctccatcaaatactaaaccccattgagaatctggttcaggcccttcttcaggaagtggctctttacaatctctggattttaggaacatgacatcttcatcaggaaactcatcctcattatcatcgtgatcttcaacgggttggtgagcaaggtactcagccaacacactgctcttgatagctttctgggtatgatactcaatgtcgtattctgataacagcatctgccatcttgcaatcttaccagtgagtgcaggcttctcaaaaatgtacttgattggatccattttggatatcaaccaagtggtgtgacttaacatatactgcctcaatctcttagcagcccaagccaatgcacaacatgtcttctcgagtaaggagtatcgtgattcacagtcagtaaatttcttgcttaagtagtaaatggcatgctctttctttccagtttcgtcttgttgacccagaatacaacccatagaattctcaagcactgtcaaatacataaccaacggtcttccagcaacaggtggtaacaagataggaggctccatgaggtactctttgatactgtcaaatgctttctgacaatcctctgtccaaacacaattctgactctttctcagcaatttgaagataggttcacaagtggcagtcatgtgagaaataaaccgggatatgtaattcaatcgtcctagaaaacctctcacttgcctttctgtttttggtgcgggcatctcttggatagcttttactttatctggatcaacttcaatgcctttttggctgacaatgaagcccaagagtttacctgacctgacgccaaatgtgcatttgttcggattgaggcgaagacggaacttcctcaatcgttgaaacagcttcaatagatctactaagtgaccttcttctgaacgagacttcgcgatcatgtcatccacataaacctcaatctctttgtgcatcatgtcgtgaaagagcgttgtcatggctcgctggtaagtagcacctgcgttcttcaacccaaacggcatcacttgataacagaatgttccccatggtgttatgaatgtagttttttccatgtcttcgggagccattttgatctggttatacccggagaatccgtccatgaaggagaatatgtcaaactttgctgtattgtctaccaacatgtcaatgtgaggcagggggaaatcatcctttgggcttgctctatttaagtcacgatagtcgacacacattcgtaccttcccgtccttcttaggaactggcacaatatttgctatccactctggatacactgaagtggcaagaaaaccagcatctatttgcttcagaacttcttctttaattttgacggccatatctggatgtgttcttcttaatttctgtttgaccggtggacattctggcttcaaaggtagcttgtgctctacgatgtcagtgtcgagaccaggcatatcttgataagaccaagcaaacacatctacatactctttcaacaggctgatcaattgctccttgacctgtggggataacaatgctccaattttgacttctttcacattttcttccgaacccaagttgactgtttccaaaggctccttgtatggctgaatagtgtcttcttcattttcaagctggcgggcgacctcttctggaatctcatcccactcttcctcttcagcttcgaatacagaatgttcaaagttgggagagggcatgatgtcattgtgttcaacgggtttaagtaacctgtacaaacaattgtttttagaggactgaccatgacatgcaaaaatgtgttctttttaaggttttttgtgttaccattttccgaaaaagctgaaaagataaaaggacacaagtgtataggaacacaaaagatctttttcatggatagtacgtttttgacaaaagtgcccattttacaaaattaatgcttcgcgctttgggctaaagcggaagatttttgaaaactgaaaagcttaattactttgatatgtggacacaatgtgggatgtcaactgcggtccagttcttcataactactccagtcgccattctgtctttccctcgaagagcttttatctctttttgtaattccgcaaactgatcctggaattcatccattctatcattgagaccaggatcctcacttggggtagggccgtgatagacaggttctcctaggtgaggagtatagtgaacaacgggaggcacattagtgaagacaggagcatttggtggaacgaactcttgttgatatctatcttgattaagatccctgggtattcccaaggacgggatgctgtgatggtaacagaagtgactgggacaacgttgatttctgaagcgatgactgtagtgacgggtgctgctgttgtctgattctgaatttgaggttgattctgtgccgaagtctgtcctgaattatgaacttgagccctagcctgggcttcctctgcttgtagacgggcggttaacatttggttgcgcatctctgctgcctgtgcttgcgcctggatctgtgcatcttgtgcttcggcaacctgagcttgtgctgtttgaagttgagcagcttgggctgcttggtttgctatcaatgtctcgaccatagcagaaaggcggtcaacctgagctttcaattctcggttctcgttatctgttatctccattcttcttttgtagttggctcttgtgttgtaattatgcgtcagcttgaaatggatcttgtggcgggaagcaactgttagaagactggaccaaGACAGACAACCGTATGCgtatgcacgtgatgcatggatatgcaaaatgaatgattttccaaggaactctaagtgaagaaaagatagaattgcaaacatttttataacaaaacaaagttatcaaccaaaatacaaccaagaaaaccatttaaggacatgtgtcatcaggacgagcataaacaagtaggagttgtccttcaagtctctcaattctttcttcataggccttctgcataaaagctttctccttcaccaaactgtctacaagacctttccatgcacctgaggactgtggaatctgggagtaatctgttgtgcctgaggaaaataaatcctcttgcacccttggacgtttacctgcacgatcttctccactctgctcctttaactgtctctgaagttcttcattttccatttcgagcacctgggccttatccttccaagcgtctctctcttcttgaccctctccaaggtggcttggagttcttctttgtcatctagcggaaggtagggggtcttcaacggagcgggtttgataggatcatgatgtgggtatggcattttcaactgtatagctctggctctgatccactggaggtacggctcataggaggtacaatctttcttacccaattcaagtctccctttgcgacaaacacgatgccaagctcttactactctctctttcatggtagggtcctcctcgttatccctcaagaaaataccttctaaaagaatgttaggaggcttgtccttcatagggtaaccgagttgtctcctagcaagtactggattataagaaatgattccctttgtgcccatgaggggcacattggggaactccccgcaactatcaatgatcttcacatcgtctaaaactctactataccatgcaatatctgactgggtaagagacataatcctctgtgaccactgaagtcctgacttgcgatcccaaaaagtagctgacttaggaagatgagagacaaaccatttgtagagtaacggtatacagcagactatggttcctcctcctttcaaagtacggtaatggatggaatgataggtgtctccgagcaaagttggaacaggattaccacttaggaagatgcgtatagcatatgaatccacaaaaccttcaatattaggaaatagtaacaaaccgtagatcaacaaggcgaatagatgctccacaataatatcacaaccttgactggcaaaataagaaa from Lathyrus oleraceus cultivar Zhongwan6 chromosome 7, CAAS_Psat_ZW6_1.0, whole genome shotgun sequence encodes the following:
- the LOC127105910 gene encoding uncharacterized protein LOC127105910; this translates as MCVDYRDLNRASPKDDFPLPHIDMLVDNTAKFDIFSFMDGFSGYNQIKMAPEDMEKTTFITPWGTFCYQVMPFGLKNAGATYQRAMTTLFHDMMHKEIEVYVDDMIAKSRSEEGHLVDLLKLFQRLRKFRLRLNPNKCTFGVRSGKLLGFIVSQKGIEVDPDKVKAIQEMPAPKTERQVRGFLGRLNYISRFISHMTATCEPIFKLLRKSQNCVWTEDCQKAFDSIKEYLMEPPILLPPVAGRPLVMYLTVLENSMGCILGQQDETGKKEHAIYYLSKKFTDCESRYSLLEKTCCALAWAAKRLRQYMLSHTTWLISKMDPIKYIFEKPALTGKIARWQMLLSEYDIEYHTQKAIKSSVLAEYLAHQPVEDHDDNEDEFPDEDVMFLKSRDCKEPLPEEGPEPDSQWGLVFDGASNVYGHGVGAVIITPEGSHIPFTARICFECTNNIAEYEACIMGLEEAIDLRIKNLTVYGDSALVINQIKGEWETRHPGLIPYKDYARRLLTFFTKVELHHIPRDENHMADALATLSSMYQVGFPNEVPRIVIKRLDRPAHVFTAEASFDDKPWYHDIKHFLQTQEYPLGATKKDKKTLRRLSGSFFLNQNVLYKRNYDMVLLRCVDKKEAEMLMKEVHEGSFGTHANGHSMSRKMLRAGYYWLTMESDCYKFVKKCHKCQIYADKVHVPPTFLNVISAPWPFSMWGIDMIGMIEPKASNGHRFILVAIDYFTKWVEAASYAKVTKQVVVRFIKNNLICRYGIPNKIITDNGSNLNNKMMDELCESFKIEHHNSSPYRPKMNGAVEAANKNIKKIIQKMVVTYKDWHEMLPFALHGYRTSVRTSTGATPFSLVYGMEAVLPIEVEIPSMRILMETQLSEAEWCQSRYDQLNLIEEKRMTALCHGQLYQKRMKQAFDRKVKPREFKEGDLVLKKMILFHNDSRGKWTPNYEGPYVVKKAFSGGALILTNMDGEELPRPVNTDAVKK